GCCGCGGCGAGCTTGGCGGCCGCGTCGGCGTCCACACAGGACTGGATCACCGCGTTCAGTTCGCCGTCCAGGACCTGGTCCAGGTTGTACGACTTGAAGCCCGTGCGGTGGTCCGAGATGCGGTTCTCCGGGTAGTTGTACGTCCGGATGCGCTCGGAGCGGTCCACGGTGCGGACCTGGCTGCGGCGCGCGTCCGAGGCCTCCTGTTCGGCGGCCTCCTGCGCGGCGGCCAGCAGCCGCGAGCGCAGGATACGCATGGCCGACTCCTTGTTCTGGAGCTGGCTCTTCTCGTTCTGGCAGGAGGCCACGATACCGGTCGGCAGGTGGGTGATCCGGACGGCCGAGTCGGTGGTGTTGACGGACTGGCCGCCGGGGCCGGACGAGCGGTAGACGTCGATCCGCAGATCGTTGGCGTGCACCTCGACCTCGACCTCCTCGGCCTCGGGGGTGACCAGCACGCCCGCCGCCGAGGTGTGGATGCGGCCCTGCGACTCGGTGGCCGGCACCCGCTGCACGCGGTGCACGCCGCCCTCGTACTTCAGGCGCGCCCAGACGCCCTGGCCGGGCGCGATCGTGCCGCGGGTCTTGACCGCGACCGAGACGTCCTTGTAGCCGCCGAGGTCGGACTCGTTGGAGTCGATGAGCTCGGTCTTCCAGCCGATCCGCTCCGCGAAGCGCAGGTACATCCGGAGCAGGTCGGCGGCGAACAGCGCGGACTCCTCGCCGCCCTCACCCGCCTTGATCTCCAGGATGACGTCCTTCTCGTCGCTCGGGTCGCGGGGGACGAGCAGCAGTCGCAGGTCCTCGGTCAGCTCCGCCCGGCGGGCCTCCGCGGACTTGATCTCGGCGATGAAGTCCGGGTCCTCGGCCGCGAACTCACGGGCCGCCTCGACGTCCTCGCCGGCCTGGCGCCAGGCGCGGTAGGCGACGGTGATCGGCGTCAGCTCCGCGTAGCGCTTGGAGAGTTTGCGGGCGTTCGCCTGGTCGGCGTGGACGGAGGGGTCGGCCAGCCTCTCCTCGAGGGCGGCGTGCTCTACGAGGAGCTCTTCGACTGCCTCGAACATGGGGTGGGCCTACTTCCCGTGAGCTGTGTCTGCGGTCTGGCGGTACTGCCGGGCGGTGCGGTGGCCGCGGGGTGCGGTGCGCGGCGCTGCGGTGCGGCGTGCGGCGGCGCAAAGACGCGAACGGCGCCGGCCCCCGTGCCCCCGTGGTACGCGGGGGCGCAGGAGACCGGCGCCGAAAGGACGCTAGGCCTGCTCGTCGGCCTGCTTCGTGCTGTGGGTCTTGCCGAAGCGCGCCTCGAAGCGGGCGACACGGCCACCGGTGTCCATGATCTTCTGCTTGCCGGTGTAGAACGGGTGGCACTGCGAGCAGACCTCGGCGCGGATGACGCCGCTGGTCTCGGTCGAGCGGGTGGTGAACTCGTTGCCGCAGGTGCAGGTCACGTTGGTGACCACGTACTGGGGGTGAACGTTGGGCTTCAAGGGATCTCCTAGGTTCGGGAGGGCACCGGGTCGGCAGCTCTGGCAGCAGCACGTGAACCGGGACCGACGGACCAGTCTGCCAGGACTGGTCGCTTCTTCCCAAACCGAGCACCGGCCGGGGATATTCCGGGTACGTCCTAGCGCTCGGCGGCAGGAGTCGTCGGGCTGGCCGACGGCGCCTGGGCGCGGGCCGTGGCGGCGCCCGAGGGCGTGGTGGCCGGGTTGGCGGGCTGGACGTTCAGCGCGGACTGCGGCACCGCCCGGTCGGCCTTCAGGGCGCCCCACAGCTGGTCCGCCACGGGCTGCTGGGCGACCACCCTGTTCGGGTCGGAGGGAGCCGTCACCACCGGCAGGGTGACCATGGTGAGCTGGTCGGGTCCGATGCCCTTGAGCGACTGCGCGAGACCGACCAGCGAGTTCACCGAGGCCAGGTCGGAGTCGGTGGTGATGCTGCTGGTGAGGGTGTCGCCGACGGACCAGAGCTTGACCGGGTTGGACAGCAGCCCGATCGAGCCGACCTGCTGCAGGACGGACTTCATCATCTGCTTCTGCAACTCGATCCGGCCCAGGTCGCTGCCGTCGCCGACGCCGTGCCGGGTACGGACGAACGCCAGGGCCTGCGTCCCGTTGAGGTGGTGGGTCCCGGCGGCCAGCTTCAGGCCGCTGTCCTTGTCGTCGATGGCCACCGAGGTCGTGACGGTGGCCCCGCCTATCGCGTCGACGACGCGGGCGAAGCCGGAGAAGTCGATCTCGACGTAGTGGTCCATCCGCAGCCCGGTGAACTGCTCCGCGGTCTTCACCGCGCACGCGGCGCCACCGGCCTCGTACGCACTGTTGAACATCGCCCGCTGGACGGCCGGTGTGGCCTTGCCGGCGGCGTCGGTGCAGGCCGGGCGGCTGACCAGGGTGTCACGTGGGATCGAGACCACCTCGGCCCGGGAGTGGTCCTGGTTGACGTGGACCACCATCGCGGTGTCCGACCGCGCGGTGTCACCGGTGGCCCCGCCCGCCAGCGAGCCGTTGGCGCCGGCCCGCGAGTCGGAGCCGAGGACGAGCAGGTTGAACGAGCCGTCGGTGGCGGCCGGGGGCCGGGAGGTGCCCAGGCGGGCGTTGATGTCGACGCTCTTGATGTTCGCGTTGAGCTTCCAGTACGCGTAGCCCGCCGCGGCGCCGCCGAGGACCAGGACGGCGACGAGGCCGCACACGGCGATCCGCAGAGCGCGGCTGCGCGGCCTGCGGCCCTTCTGGTGCTCGCCCATCCGGTCCCGTCCTCGCGTCTGCGGCAGGCACCCGGTGCGACCAGGGCTTTTGCCGGTTCTACGACGTATGGCCGATATGCCACTCTTTCGAGGATAGCGAAGCCGGTGGGGATGGGCGCCCGCTGAGCGGCCGGGCCCCCGCGGGCCCGGCACCTCGCCCGTCGTCGCCGGTACGGCGCCCCCGCGCGGGCCCGGCCGGGCCCCCGCGGGCCGGGCCACTCAGCGGGCCCCGGGGCGGACGCCGGAAACCCGGGAGCCCCGGGCCGCGTGTGCGGCCCGGGGCTCCCGGGTTCGTTCCGATCCGTCTCCCGACGGAGCGTCAGTCGCCCGACCCGGGGGTCGTCTTGGCGATCTGCATCAGGAACTCGGCGTTGCTCTTGGTCTTCTTCATCTTGTCCAGCAGCAGCTCGATCGCCTGCTGCGAGTCGAGCGCGTGCAGCACCCGGCGGAGCTTCCAGGTGATGGCCAACTCCTCGCTGCCCAGCAGGATCTCCTCCTTGCGGGTGCTGGAGGCGTCGACGTCGACGGCCGGGAAGATGCGCTTGTCCGAGAGCTTGCGGTCGAGCTTGAGCTCCATGTTGCCGGTGCCCTTGAACTCCTCGAAGACGACCTCGTCGGCCCGGGAGCCGGTCTCCACCAGCGCGGTGGCGAGGATGGTCAGCGAGCCGCCGTTCTCGATGTTGCGCGCGGCGCCGAAGAACTTCTTCGGCGGGTAGAGCGCGGTCGAGTCGACACCACCGGACAGGATGCGGCCGGAGGCCGGCGCCGCCAGGTTGTAGGCACGGCCGAGGCGGGTGATCGAGTCCAGCAGGATCACCACGTCGTGGCCCAGCTCCACCAGGCGCTTGGCGCGCTCGATGGCCAGCTCCGCGACCACGGTGTGGTCCTCGGCCGGGCGGTCGAAGGTCGAGGAGATGACCTCGCCCTTCACCGACCGCTGCATGTCGGTGACCTCCTCCGGACGCTCGTCCACCAGGACGACCATCAGGTGGCACTCGGGGTTGTTGGTGGTGATCGCGTTGGCGATCGCCTGCATGATCATCGTCTTGCCGGTCTTCGGCGGGGCGACGATCAGGCCGCGCTGGCCCTTGCCGATCGGGGCGACCAGGTCGATGATCCGGGTCGTCAGCACGCCCGGGTCGGTCTCCAGGCGCAGCCGCTCCTGCGGGTACAGCGGGGTCAGCTTGCCGAACTCGGGGCGGCCGCGGCCGCTCTCCGGGTCCATGCCGTTGACGGAGTCCAGCCGCACCATGGCGTTGAACTTCTCGCGGCGCTCGCCGTCCTTGGGCTGGCGCACGGCGCCGGTGATCGCGTCACCCTTGCGCAGGCCGTTCTTGCGGACCTGGGCGAGCGAGACGTAGACGTCGTTGCTGCCCGGCAGGTAGCCCGAGGTCCGCACGAACGCGTAGTTGTCCAGGATGTCCAGGATGCCGGCGACGGGGATGAGCACGTCGTCGTCGTTGACCTGCACCTCCGGCTGGCCCACGTCGAAGCCGTCCCGGCGGGTGCCGCGGCCCCGGCGGTCACGGTAGCGACCACGCCGGCCACGGCGGCCGTCGCCGAACTCGTCGTCGTCGTAGCCGCCCTGCTGGGGCTGCGACTGACCGCCCTGCTGGCTCTGGCTCTGGCCCTGGTTCTGGCTCTGGCCCTGGTTCTGGCTCTGGCGGTTCTGCTGGCCCTCGCCCTGGCCGGCGGACTGCTGGCCGGACTGGGGCTGGCCGCCCTGGCGCTCGGCACGGTCCCGGCGGTTGCGGCGGTCGCGGCGCGACTCACGGCTGTCGCCGTCCTGGCCGGCCTGCGCCTCGGCGCCGTCCTGGCGCTCGCTGCCGTCCCGGCGGTCGCGGCGGTCGCGACGGTCGCGACGGCTCTCGCTGCGGCCGTCCTCGGTGCGAGCCTCGAACGGGCGGGTGTCGGCCTGGCGGGTGTCGGCCTGCTTGGCCTCCGCCTGCTTCGCCTCGGTGGCGACCGCGGCGGCGGCCTCCTCGGCGGTCGGTGCGCCGGCGGCCGAGGTGGCGCGGCGGCGGGTGCGCTCGGCACGGGCCGGAGCGGCGGTCTCGGCGGCGGCCTGGACCGGGATGTCGATCTGGGACTGCGCGTCGGCCGCGGGGGCCTCGGCCTGGGCGGCGCGGGTGCGGCGGGCCGGCTTCTCGGCCGGCTCGGCGGCGGCCGGCTCAGCGGCGGCCGGGGCCTCGGCGGGGGCGGCCTTGGCGGCGCGCTTGGCCGCCGGAGCGGCCGGGGCGGAGCCGGCCAGCAGCGGGTCGCCGCCGCTCTTCTCCTTGATGGCGTCGATGAGCTGGCTCTTGCGCAGGCGGCCGGTGCCGCTGATGCCCAGCGTCGAGGCGAGCTTCTGGAGCTCGGCCAGGACGAGACCGTCCAGGCCCGCAGCGGCGGCGCGACGGCGTCGGGCCGGAGCCGCCGGAGCGGCGGCTGCGTCCGTCGCCTCGGCGTCCGGGCGCGCGCCCATCAGATCGGTGGTGTCGCTCACTAAGGGTCCTTCCCTGGAGCGGACGTCGGCCTGTCTGGCTCGGCGACCGGTTGTGCTGTCCTGGCCGACGCTCGTCTGCGTCGGCCCGAGGCTGTGGTCCCCCGAATGAAGGTGCCAGTCGGGAGAGAGCTGCGAGGTGCGGTGCGTGAAGCACTGGGTGGTGCTCAGTCGGCGCGGTGGGCCGGTCTCGTGCCGGCCTTGCTGCCTGCGAATCCCGGGCCCCCGTTGCGAGACGGCCCGTGCTCCGCCCGGGCGGGCCTCTAGGTAGGAGGCCGCGGGTGGGAGTCAGGTGCCGTCACGGCTTCGGGATGCGGCCGCAATCGCGCAGGCAGGCTGCGTACGCGCTGTGGTGGGCTCCCGGAGAATCGTGGTCCCGTGCATCGCCCGGACTCCGCGGAAACGGAGTACTGGGACAGGGACGCGGCGCACCGAGCCCCGGAGGGCACCTGGTGCAGCAATGAGGTTAACACTACCGACCCCCTCAGACATTCCCCAGCCTTGCGCTTGCCAATCGTGTCCGTACGTCCCTTCCGCACCGCACGGGCGAAAGCGACGACGGGACGAATCCGGCCGCTCAGACGTCGAGCGGGAGTACCGCCGCGCCGACGCGGTCGAGTTCGAGCCGGTGCGCGGCGAACCCGGGGCCCGCGAAGCCGAGCAGCTTCTCGGCGCTCTCCTCCGAGGCCAGCGCGAGCACCGTCGGACCGGCGCCGGAGATCACCGCGGGCACGCCCTCGGCGCGCAGCGCGCCCACCAGCCCGGCACTGTCGGGCATCGCGGAGGCCCGGTAGTCCTGGTGGAGACGGTCCTCGGTGGCGGCGAGCAGCAGCTCGGGCCGCCGGGTGAGCGCCTCGACCAGCAGGGCGGCGCGGCCGGCGTTCGCGGCGGCGTCGGACAGCGGGACGTTCTTCGGCAGCAGGCCGCGGGCGGTCTCGGTGAGCACCTCGGTGGACGGGATGAAGACCACCGGCACGACCTGCGCGGACGGTTCCAGCGTCACGGCCTTGGCGCGGTCCTCGTCCGTCCAGGCGATGGTGAAACCGCCGCGCAGACAGGCGGCGACGTTGTCGGGGTGGCCCTCCAGCTCGGAGGCGAGGGCGAGCAGCGCCTCATCGTCCAGCGCGGAGGGGCCGCCGATGGTGACGGCGCGGGCGGCGACGATGCCGGCGCAGATCGCGGCGGAGGAGGAGCCGAGGCCGCGGCCGTGCGGTATCCGGTTGGCGCAGACCACCTCGAGGCCGCGCGGCTGGCCGCCGAGGCGGTCGAAGGCGGCCCGCATGGAGCGGACGACCAGGTGGCGCTCGTCCCGGGCGAGGGAGTCGGCGCCCTGGCCGGCGATGTCGACGGCGAGCCCGGCGTCGGCGACGCGGACCACCACGTCGTCGTAGAGGCCCAGGGCGAGTCCGAAGGCGTCGAAGCCGGGACCCAGGTTGGCGCTGGTCGCGGGGACCCGGACCCGGACGGCGGCGGCACGGAACGCAGGACCGGCCATGGGCTGGACCCTCCTGGGGAGCTAGGCGCTGCCGCTCCCCGGACGAGGTCCGGCGAGCGTCGTTGCGAGGTGGTGGCGGGGGCGGTGGGGTGGCGGGCAACCCGGCCTGGCGCGGGCGGCGGCGGGTCGGGGGGCGGGGTCTGCTCGGCAGGGCCCCGGCGGGGGCGGGCGGTCACAGTCGACGGCGCGGCCCTGGGGTCGGGTCGGGCCCGGGGCATGTGCCACACGGCCGAACCCAGAGTATCGAAGAGAAGTTCCACAGCGGTACACCCCACCGCCGATCGGTCCGGTGTGTTGCCGGTTCTGGCCGGAATGCACGCCGCAATTGCGGGGAAAAGGGCCGGGAAATTGACACAAAAGTGTCATCCGAAGACGCCGGTGGGCCAACCCCCGAAAGGGTCGGCCCACCGGCGTCGCAGGTCCGGACGGGTGGCCCCGGCCGTTCGGAGCGTCCGTTTCCGGTCAGTCCAGCAGGCCCAGCCGACGGGCGGCGGCCTCCGCCTCGATCGGGACGACGGGGGGCTGCGGCGCACCGGCCACCGCCCAGTCCGGGTCCTTCAGACCGTTGCCGGTGACGGTGCAGACGATCCGCTGGCCCGGGTCGACCAGGCCGGCCTCCGCCTTCGCCAGCAGGCCGGCCACGCTGGCCGCCGAGGCGGGCTCCACGAAGACGCCCTCCTGCGAGGCCAACAGCCGGTAGGCGGACAGGATCTGACGATCCGTCACCTTGTCGATGAGGCCGCCCGAGTCGTCCCGCGCGGCGATCGCGTAGTCCCAGGAGGCCGGGTTGCCGATCCGGATCGCGGTCGCGATGGTCTGCGGCTTGAGCACCGGGTGACCGTCCACGATCGGGGCCGAACCGGAGGCCTGGAAGCCCCACATGCGCGGCAGCCGGGAGGACAGACCGTCGGTGGCGTACTCGCGGTAGCCCTTCCAGTACGCGGTGATGTTGCCCGCGTTGCCGACCGGCAGGACGTGGATGTCCGGGGCGTCGCCCAGCATGTCCACGATCTCGAAGGCGGCGGTCTTCTGGCCCTCGATGCGCACCGGGTTCACCGAGTTGACCAGCGCCACCGGGTACTTCTCGGACAGTTCACGCGCAAGGGTGAGGCAGTCGTCGAAGTTGCCGTCCACCTGAAGGATCTTGGCGCCGTGCACCAGCGCCTGGCCCATCTTGCCCAGCGCGATCTTGCCCTGCGGGACCAGCACCGCCGAGACCATGCCGGCGCGCACCGCGTACGCCGCCGCCGAGGCCGAAGTGTTGCCGGTGGAGGCGCAGATGACGGCCTGGGCGCCGTCCTCCTTGGCCTTGGAGATCGCCATCGTCATGCCGCGGTCCTTGAAGGACCCGGTCGGGTTGGCGCCCTCGACCTTGAGGTACACCTCACAACCCGTGCGCTCGGAGAGCACCTGCGCGGGGACGAGCGGCGTGCCGCCCTCCAGCAGGGTGACCACCGGAGTGGAGTCGCTCACCGGCAGCCGGTCGCGGTACTCCTCGATGAGGCCGCGCCACTGGTGGGTGTGCGCAGCTCTGTCGATGACTGCGTTCATGGTGCTTCCTACTCCCCTTCGACCCGCATGATGCTGGCCACGCCCCGCACGCTGTCGAGCGCGCGGAGCTTGTCGACCGTCGCCGAGAGCGCGGCGTCGGTGGCACGGTGGGTGACCACGACGAGCGAGGCGTCGCCGTCGCGTCCCTGCTGGCGCACGGTGTCGATGGAGACGCCGTGCTCGGCGAAGGTGGACGCCACCTGGGCGAGCACCCCCGCACGGTCGTCCACGTCCAGGCTGACGTGGTAGCGCGTGACGACCTCGTCCATCGGCATGGCCGGCAGCCGGGCGTAGACCGAGTCGCCGGGGCCGGTGGAGCCGGCGACCTTGTTGCGGCAGACCGCCACCAGGTCGCCGAGCACCGCGGAGGCGGTCGGCGCGCCGCCGGCGCCCGGGCCGTAGAACATCAGCCGGCCGGCCGCCTCGGCCTCGACGAACACCGCGTTGTAGGCCTCGCGGACGGAGGCGAGCGGGTGGCTCAGCGGGATCATCGCGGGGTGCACCCGGGCGGTGACGGAGCTGCCGTCGGCCGAGCGCTCGCAGATCGCGAGGAGCTTGACCACGCAGCCCATCTGCTTGGCGGAGGCGATGTCGGCGGCGGTCACCTCGGTCAGGCCCTCGCGGTAGACGTCCGCGGCGGTGACCTTGGTGTGGAAGGCGATGCCCGCCAGGATCGCGGCCTTGGCGGCGGCGTCGAAGCCCTCGACGTCGGCCGTCGGGTCCGCCTCGGCGTAGCCGAGCGCGGTGGCCTCCTCCAGCGCCTCCGAGTAACCGGCGCCGGTGGAGTCCATCTTGTCGAGGATGAAGTTGGTGGTGCCGTTGACGATGCCGAGCACCCGGTTGACCCGGTCGCCGGCCAGCGACTCGCGCAGCGGGCGGATCAGCGGGATCGCACCGGCCACCGCGGCCTCGTAGTACAGGTCGACGCCGGCCTCGGCGGCCGCGGCGTGCAGCTCCGTGCCGTCCTTGGCGAGCAGCGCCTTGTTCGCGCTGACCACCGAGGCGCCCTGTTTGAACGCGGACAGGATCAGGTGCTTGGACGGCTCGATACCGCCCACCACCTCGATCACGACATCGATGTCGCCCCGGTTGACCAGGGCCTCGGCATCGGTGGTGAGCAGGTGCTCGGGCACTCCCGGCCGGGCCCGGCCGGCCCGGCGGACGGCGATGCCGGCGAGCTCGACCGGCGCGCCGATGCGCGCGGCGAGGTCGGCGGCGTCCGTCGTCATGATGCGCGCCACCTCGGAGCCCACCACACCACAGCCCAGCAACGCCACCTTCAGCGGCCGCGTACGCATCATCCGACTCCGCTCTGCATTCTTCGTGTAATCCGGCGCCCTTTTCGGACGGGCACCGGACTTCGGTCTGTACCAGTCTCCGGGACTTTCCGTACGGATCTACGGTCGTTCCATGATCTGAGACAAGAATTTCGTCATCCGATATCGAGACGCAGGAGATCCTCCTCCGTCTCGCGCCGGACGATCACCCGGGCCGCCCCGTCCCTGACGGCGACCACGGGCGGCTTCAGCGCGTGGTTGTAGTTGCTCGCCATCGAGCGGCAGTACGCGCCGGTGGCGGGGACGGCGATCAGGTCGCCCGGTGCCAGGTCGGCCGGCAGGAAGGCGTCCCGGACCACGATGTCGCCCGACTCGCAGTGCTTGCCGACCACCCTGACCAGCATCGGCTCCGCGTCGCTGGTCCGCGAGACCAGCGCCACCGAGTACTGCGCGTCGTACAGCGCGGTGCGGATGTTGTCGGACATGCCGCCGTCCACGCTGACGTACGTCCGCAGGCCCTCCAGCGGCTTGATGGTGCCCACCTCGTACAGCGTGAAGGCCGTCGGGCCGACGATCGCCCGGCCCGGCTCCACGCTCAGCCGGGGCGCCCGCAGGCTCGCGGAGGCGCACTCGCGGCGGACGATCTCGGCCAGCGCGGCCGCGATCTCGGCCGGCTCGCGCGGGTCGTCCTCGCTGGTGTAGGCGATGCCGAGGCCACCGCCGAGGTCGATCTCCGGCAGCTCCACGCCGTGTTCGTCGCGCACCTCGGAGAGCAGGCCCACCACCCGGCGGGCCGCGACCTCGAAGCCCGCCATGTCGAAGATCTGCGAGCCGATGTGCGAGTGGATGCCGCGCAGTTCCAGGCTCGGCTCGGCGAGCACCTGGCGGACCGCCTCAGCGGCGGCGCCGCCGGAGAGCGAGAGGCCGAACTTCTGGTCCTCGTGGGCGGTCGCGATGAACTCGTGGGTGTGCGCCTCGACGCCCACCGTGACCCGGATCAGCACCGCCTGGCGCACACCCTGGCCGGCGGCGATCGCGGCCAGCCGGGCGATCTCCGCGTAGGAGTCGACCACGATGTGGCCCACGCCGGTCTTGACCGCGTGCTCCAGTTCGTCCGAGGACTTGTTGTTGCCGTGCAGCGCGATCCGCTCGGCCGGCATCCCGGCGGCGAGCGCCACCGCCAGCTCGCCCTGGCTGCACACGTCGAGGTTGAGCCCCTCCTCGTGCAGCCAGCGCACGACCGCCTTGGAGAGGAACGCCTTGCCCGCGTAGTACACGTCCGCGCCCTCGCCGAAGGCGTCCCGCCAGGCGCGGGCACGGCTGCGGAAGTCGTCCTCGTCCAGCACGTACGCCGGGGTGCCGTACTCGGCGGCCAGCGACTTCACGTCCAGCCCGCCGACGGTGGCCACACCCTCGGCGTCGCGGGCGACCGTACGGGACCACACCTTGGGATCGAGGACGTTCAGGTCGCTCGGCGGGGCCTGGTAGTGGCCCTCGGGCAGCACGTCGCCGTGGCGCGGGCCTGCGGGGTGGGCGGAGCGGCTCATTTCCTCATCCTCATGTGACTGGCTGGTGGAGGCGCTGGGCTATGGAAAGGGGCGGCGACGGTCGTGGACCGACCGTCACCGCCCCGTCGTCGCGTCGGGGGCGGTTACATCCGCTCGGGGGCTGTCACGCCGAGCAGCGTGAGGCCGTTGGCGACGACCGTCCGTGCGGCCTCCACCAGCCAGAGACGGGCACGGTGCGTGTCCGTCGTCTCCTCGTCGCCCTTGGGCAGGAAGATGCAGTTGTCGTACAGGCGGTGGTAGACACCCGCCACGTCCTCCAGGTAGCGCGCCACGTGGTGCGGCTCGCGCGTCTGGCCGGCCTTGGCCAGGATCCGCGGGAACTCGCCGAGCGCGCCGAGCATGTCGCTCTCCCACTGGGTGGCGAGCAGCTCGGGTTTGAAGTCCTCGGCCGTGCCCTTGTCGACGCCCAGCTCCTTGGCCTTGCGGGCCACGCCGCACATCCGGGTGTGCGCGTACTGGACGTAGTAGACCGGGTTCTCGTTGCTCTGGCTGGTCAGCACGTTGATGTCGAGCGTGATGGTGGAGTCGGTGGAGGAGCGGGCCAGGGTGTAGCGGGCCGCGTCCACCCCGATCCAGTCCACGACGTCGTCGATGGTGATGATGTTGCCGGCCCGCTTGGACATGCGGACCTCCTCACCGTCACGCAGCATCTTGACGAACTGGCCGATCTTGACCTCGATGTTGCGGTCCATGTCGTCACCCGCGCAGGCCGCGATGGCCTTGAGCCGGTTGACGTAGCCGTGGTGGTCGGCGCCGAGCATGTAGACCGAGACCTCGCTGCCGCGGTCCCGCTTGCTCAGGTAGTAGGCGGCGTCGGCGGCGAAGTAGGTCGTCTCGCCGTCGGCCTTGATCAGGACGCGGTCCTTGTCGTCGCCGAAGTCGGTGGTGCGCAGCCAGATCGCGCCGTCCCGGTCGAAGACGT
The sequence above is drawn from the Kitasatospora sp. NBC_00315 genome and encodes:
- the argS gene encoding arginine--tRNA ligase → MTPAELSQAVQAAVRTAVEAGELTVAVPEHVTVERPKNRDHGDYATNVALQLAKPAGKPPRAVAELVAARLRELPGVAKVDIAGPGFLNVTFDAATQGELARTIVEAGAAYGRNEALKGLKINLEFVSANPTGPIHIGGVRWAAVGDSLARVLKATGADVTTEYYLNDAGVQISKFAASLQAAANGRPAPEDGYVGEYIVEIAKALVAGIPGVLDLPVEEQLETFRVEGLKLMVAEIQRSMAEFGTHFDTWFSERSLHDSGAVEEAIGRLREQGHVFDRDGAIWLRTTDFGDDKDRVLIKADGETTYFAADAAYYLSKRDRGSEVSVYMLGADHHGYVNRLKAIAACAGDDMDRNIEVKIGQFVKMLRDGEEVRMSKRAGNIITIDDVVDWIGVDAARYTLARSSTDSTITLDINVLTSQSNENPVYYVQYAHTRMCGVARKAKELGVDKGTAEDFKPELLATQWESDMLGALGEFPRILAKAGQTREPHHVARYLEDVAGVYHRLYDNCIFLPKGDEETTDTHRARLWLVEAARTVVANGLTLLGVTAPERM